From Bacillus basilensis, a single genomic window includes:
- a CDS encoding YycH family regulatory protein produces MSMENVKTIVLINLVVISLFLTFNLWTYVPDSTSMQNAKFVQGNEGITQTKIADVVRPTSIIVHKDKNHYGSKREGDIESIYKPLEAGELHGFKEISIAKADFLSYVHGEGKIELIFPTNIPFDAVKSMFSMKEKSIDKPKHFNRIILDPSRSRDQEIKISFVSDGDNSRIYEAKLSGVYLKDIVNAQNQFIVSAKPYFDYQINDMKKLFLPDGTTELSNITYISSNLAVDTFKNALFSDPRYLSPIIEQSKEIFTDGIRSMEIENNQHMLKYKNSSVSSEKTTDNLMLLQKSFDFVNGHSGSLDSYRLDYMNKGQTVFRLHEDGYSVFNTDGLAELRQVWGSEEVMEYERPLLSLNTKGIEQKVTLPSGHVVIASLENNAAVDKRFIKDIGIGYKLSLDGQVARLQPIWYVKFVEDEAGKQKIYEWSEGGLNGLGSD; encoded by the coding sequence ATGAGTATGGAAAATGTTAAAACAATAGTTTTAATTAATTTAGTTGTAATTAGCCTATTTCTTACTTTTAACTTATGGACGTATGTGCCAGATTCCACGTCTATGCAAAACGCAAAATTTGTGCAGGGGAATGAAGGAATTACTCAAACTAAAATCGCTGATGTTGTCCGCCCTACTTCTATCATCGTGCATAAAGATAAAAATCATTACGGGAGCAAAAGAGAGGGAGATATAGAATCAATCTATAAACCTTTGGAGGCAGGGGAATTACATGGTTTCAAAGAGATATCGATTGCTAAGGCTGACTTCCTTTCTTATGTGCATGGTGAAGGGAAAATTGAACTTATTTTCCCTACCAACATCCCATTTGATGCAGTTAAATCTATGTTTAGTATGAAAGAAAAAAGTATAGATAAGCCGAAACACTTTAATCGAATTATTCTCGATCCTTCTAGAAGTAGGGACCAGGAAATTAAAATTAGTTTCGTTTCTGATGGTGATAACTCTAGAATATATGAAGCAAAATTAAGTGGTGTGTATTTAAAAGATATTGTAAATGCACAAAATCAATTTATAGTATCAGCGAAACCTTATTTTGACTATCAAATTAATGATATGAAAAAGCTATTTTTACCAGATGGAACGACAGAATTAAGTAATATAACATATATTTCATCTAATTTAGCAGTTGATACATTTAAGAATGCTCTTTTTAGTGACCCACGTTATTTAAGCCCGATTATCGAGCAATCGAAAGAAATATTTACAGATGGTATTAGGTCCATGGAGATTGAAAACAATCAGCATATGCTAAAGTATAAAAATTCTTCTGTTTCAAGTGAGAAAACGACAGATAATTTAATGCTTTTACAAAAAAGCTTTGATTTTGTAAATGGTCACAGTGGAAGCCTGGATTCATATCGTTTGGACTATATGAATAAAGGGCAGACGGTATTCCGTTTACATGAAGATGGATATTCCGTATTCAATACAGATGGATTAGCTGAATTGAGGCAAGTATGGGGATCAGAAGAGGTAATGGAATATGAAAGACCATTGTTGTCTTTAAATACGAAAGGTATAGAACAGAAGGTTACTCTTCCATCAGGGCATGTTGTGATAGCATCCTTAGAAAATAATGCCGCTGTAGATAAACGATTCATTAAAGACATTGGTATTGGATACAAATTATCACTAGATGGGCAAGTAGCTCGACTACAGCCAATTTGGTATGTAAAGTTTGTTGAAGATGAAGCTGGCAAACAAAAAATATATGAGTGGAGTGAGGGAGGACTAAATGGATTGGGATCGGATTAA